Genomic window (Erythrolamprus reginae isolate rEryReg1 chromosome 3, rEryReg1.hap1, whole genome shotgun sequence):
CCCAGTGGAATGATATGTAACTTGGTCAGATAAAAAGTAGACTTGAGAGGTAATCTCATGTGTTACATGATTTATCTGTCCTTTTAAGAAGTCAGGGATCTATTCTATACAAAAAAGAAACATGATATAAAACTAATGCTCCCTGTTTTTTATAATTTCTATAGGGTTTTTTTGCGCTATGTCTGTATGTTTTTGTGCCAAGCGTGGGTTACTCTTGAgagcaataaaataaaagtggATGTGTtgtattcttcttcttttatgatgtagaaaggatgttgagactctagaaagagtgcagagaagagcaacaaagattattagtgttgtgtttgggcctgggccagccgttgctcccacaaatgggagagacgcggcacaaactgaatgcgaaagcctggctgacagccaggaagatgtggcagacagccaggaagacgtggtaGACATCCAGGCACTGGtatgcaggattcagcagacagcccaggggatttggcatatagtccctcagacagtctttcgtctctggattcttctgcagatcaatatattgatctgcgtagcagaagagctatgcagagaagggatcaactgaaggagtattacaagtcatcatagtagcacctgggctgggtgtggttcttatactgagggctgggtgtggttcccttaatgagggctaaagggataaaagggaacagaggcccaaggcaaactggctgtttatctgtgttattttgtggttcctgctctaaagtttctgttccgtgccgttggagttttcaacccagctttttcagacaagtgggaggtgaaaactctgggacttgctgtttgctccaaagattcaaaaggactcctgaaatgtctttgctcattccaggttgtctttgtttgttttttcctgtgtttttgtatgcggctgaagtaagccttgcactatcattgttttcggacactaagaactgttttgaataaccctttttgtttatttaatacaagttttctgattagcagagcacgtgtgtgtttgatttcttttccttggactattacgcattgcctgagccagtcaggcagaacaattaggggactggagactaaaacatggagatcagttgcaggaactgggtatgtttagtttaatgaaaagaagaattacgggagacatgatagcagtgttcttatatctcaggggttgccacaaagaagaggtagtcaagctactctccaaagcacctgagggtagaagaagaagcaaagggtggaaactaaacaaggagaaaagcaacttagaactaaggagaaatttcctgacagaacaattaattaatggaacagcttgcctccagaagttgtgaatgctgcaacaatggaagtttttaagatgttgggtaGCCATtttttctgaagtagtgtagggtttcctgcctaaccagggggttggactagaagacctccaaggtccctttcaactctgttaatattATTTCTCTTGCCTATTTCTTTTGGTATAGTAAATAAACTGTCAACTGTCATCACAATGCTGCTTTCTATCTCTGATTGATTGCTTTATTTTACTATTGATTCTTTGAAAAGTTTAAGAATGTCTGTGCAAAAGGGAGTCCTTTGCCTATTTGAGATGCTTCAAGAAGGTACAGACATTTCCTTCCTTTATCCAATTATCCGTTTGACAGAAGACAAAGATTTAAGAATGACTTCACTTAAATTGATTTTACCTGGACTTaattcaatgagtttcaaagGAATGTGTCTTGATTTATACTTGTTTAGCCAAGAGCAATATCAAATGCAATAATTcaagaaaatacaataaaagcaGCACCTTAGACAAAGTTTGTCCTACAAGTCTAATCCAGTCAGAGAAGGCTTTTGGTGAATTGTTATAACATAATTCAGCTTCTATGAGAAcaatcaagggaaatctatatgTCCCCATAGTACTTAAAAATCTGTCTTTCTCCATGAAATACATGCAGCAACAATGTCTTTCAAAGGATTTGACAATGTCCTTAAATCCATCAGCTTATTGCTCTTTCTTTTCTAGTATTGGAGCACTTATTGGCTTGTCGGTTGCAGCAATGGTCTTGCTGGCTTTTCTCATCACTGTGTGTGTCCTCTGCTACTTGTTTATCAGCAAGAAGCCACGCAACAGATTGGATACAGGCTTAACCTTGAGCTTAGAAGCTGCAGGTAAGAGCTCCCTGTTATGTCTCCCTATTTCTTCAGTTAAAATCACTCAGCGGTAATCCGTTTTCCATTTCATCTGGATTTTAATGGGTTTCAACACCcacatttttatttacaaaagcAGCCAAAGAAGCCTGCAACACTCCAAACTAAGATGCGACATGCAAAACGATCATTACATTTcagtaaaattaaaaatcaaccaACAATTAAAAGCTTAGTCAAAAGAGACCGTCTTTACTATTTTTCTAAATATTGGTAGAGTAGGAACTAAATGCACCTCCAGAGAGAGACCATTTCAAAGCCGGGGAGCTTCCTGGAATTAAACACAGTTCCTCCGAGCCTCCCCAAAGCAGATGGAACGAAGCAACAAATCCGCTTCTTGTCTGTCGTGTTTTAGATACTGCAGGGATTGCAAATCTCAGAATTGCCAGCCAGCATGGGAGTTGCGGTCCCAGTACATCTGGAGGGTATCATATTGAACAAGGTTACTGCAGGGAACTAAATTTAAAGCAAGAGCAGTCATTTAGAAATTTCCAAAATATCTGACAGGAGAATATGGATCCAACGGTGTGAGATAATTTTCATCCAGTGTCTAAATTTCTCTTTTTAAGGCCCTGGATGAAgcagattacagtggtacctctatttatgaacttaattcattccgtgaccagattcctaagtagaaaagtttgtaagaagaaacaatttttcccataggaatcaatgtaaaagcaaataatacaggcgattggggaaaccacagggagggtggaggccctgtttcctcccaggagattcctagagaggctccatggaggctactccccaccttttccagccctgtttcctcccaggagattcctagagaggccccatggaggcttctccccaccttttctggttacagtttcggagacttggatttttaagtagaaaatggttcttgagaagagaaaaatcttgaacacccggttcttatctagaaaagttcataagtagaggcgttcttagatagacaTACATTTGGACACTTTTCACTCTGGGTTCATGGTGGGGGGACAGCACTGAAATGGCATTGGTCATGCTAGTGGATGTCCTTTGAAGTGTTTGGGATAGAGGTGGGCAACCATTCTGGCCATCCTGGATTTCTCAACTGCTTTCAATATGGCCAACCTTGGTATCTTTCTGGGTTGAGGGTTGGAACCATTGTTTCGCTGATGCTCTCTTTCATGTGAAAGCCCCCTTAGAGTTTGTTCCTCACAGACTGAGTGTTCTTCAGGTGCTTTTTGGCAAACTTTAAGTGGGCTTTCATGTGTTTTGTACTGAGGAGAGGCTTCCATCTAGGCATTCTGCTATAAAGCCCAGATTGGTGAAAGAGTCCTGGTTGTACAAAACTTCTTCCATTTGAGAATTATGGAGGACACTATGCTCTTAGGAACCTTCAGCGCAGCAAAAAAAATTGTAGCCTTCCCCAGATCTGTCTCTGAGCTCTTTAGGCAGTTTCTTTGACCTCGTGGCTTTTGCTTTGTTGCTACTAAACCTTATTTACATTATTGAATTATTTGAAAATTCCCAGAAGTTTGTTTAATacatttttgtaaaattttctacattgcgataaattatattttatgatAGAAACCAGAAATTACTTATAAAAATAGATTCTTGATTTTGTTGCCAATGGTAGGTATTTTAAACTAGGCTGCAAGCAATTACAGAATTGGTTTTTAGACCTTTTACACTGTACAAAGAAGATAAAATTTCCTAAGACCAAATTAGatgcagaagagaacagaagagagtcAGCTTTTAGGTGCAATATATATTTTATGGATCTTAAGGGCACTGATTCTTGGTTTTAATTAGAAAATACTTCAGTCTTTTTTTGGCAGGAAGCATAAGAACAAACTATCTTCCTTATTCTCTATTATTAAGGACTCCTAATAGGTAGCTATTGAAAGTTGCTAAATGGAAAACCATCCTAAAACATTCTCAATCCTGTTatcctcttattattattacagtagctTATGTAAGAAACCTTGTTATCTgaattttggtgtgtgtgtgtgtgtgtataccagggtgatccgacataaaaaacatatagcccctccctggtacagagctggaagggacctgatctgatagctcaaactgctagttctctgctttacaaggcagagttcaccagatctaatcccagtaaggaaagggtgtagctagctgatgaggccagaacaaggccgaaatgggaccatcctagtctcccttaattttaaaattccagctaaaaacatttaacaggaTAACAGGATTGAGATTGATAATTAACAGAAGATtacagattatatatatatatatataattatttgttttcgtagattttcacgggtacaggtatgacggtcttggtatattcaggtttcttcccgtgtaggatttggaaatttctggctaaTTTCtggccagaaatttccaaatcctacacgggaagaaacctgaatataccaagaccgtcatatataattatatatatataatctgtaATCTTCTGTTAATTATATTTTTCTCCAATTGGAGAATTCTGTTTTATAGTAGGAACAGTTAACTAGAAAAGA
Coding sequences:
- the SHISAL2A gene encoding protein shisa-like-2A yields the protein MSADCSSYVNADKVLVGSFSCPREDGEPEAIYCCGFQDVKYCCDDPNSFFPYEHNYMWWLSIGALIGLSVAAMVLLAFLITVCVLCYLFISKKPRNRLDTGLTLSLEAAGFGNFWLISGQKFPNPTREET